In Drosophila santomea strain STO CAGO 1482 chromosome 3L, Prin_Dsan_1.1, whole genome shotgun sequence, a single window of DNA contains:
- the LOC120447840 gene encoding uncharacterized protein LOC120447840, with protein sequence MDTLLQRISEIFNNFTSPVEAVVYTPKNAEETQASANQIPEASNQETGKTNDRPSPDASEPLTSGDIPTPDVRLQKFREQTTPTINYELEFVDFVDRNAPQGLSKKLMDILPYLKVSFLSWPAFWLWRGYNWQSKRKTERISFYIQRTYQQARLMQLAILATGLFTISMGRPAGLPIEMHTVHNNQDETPDIGDSS encoded by the exons ATGGATACGCTGCTCCAGAGGATTTCGGAGATATTTAATAACTTTACTTCCCCCGTTGAAGCGGTGGTATACACTCCTAAGAATGCTGAGGAAACACAAGCCTCTGCAAACCAAATTCCAGAAGCATCGAATCAGGAAACTGGGAAGACGAATGATCGCCCTTCACCTGATGCTAGTGAACCCCTAACCTCTGGTGACATTCCAACTCCAGATGTCAGGTTGCAAAAGTTCAGGGAACAAACAACCCCTACCATAAATTACGAGCTGGAGTTTGTTGACTTTGTAGATCGCAACGCTCCTCAGGGTCTATCGaaaaaattaatggatataTTGCCGTATCTGAAAGTCAGCTTTTTATCCTGGCCagctttttggctttggcgCGGCTACAACTGGCAGTCTAAACGGAAAACGGAGAGAATCTCCTTTTACATTCAAAGG ACCTATCAACAGGCCAGGTTAATGCAGTTGGCCATCTTAGCCACTGGTTTATTCACAATATCAATGGGTCGACCTGCCGGCTTGCCAATTGAAATGCACACGGTGCACAATAATCAGGACGAAACGCCTGACATCGGGGACTCCTCTTAG
- the LOC120447843 gene encoding uncharacterized protein LOC120447843, protein MGIQNYYGNLKEKFLRLTRKEEPAKAEIAHPPRIHNLGEEIRMLVHSQSFEKAYSTAAPFLFANLGAWPGYWLFRGMDYHVHRSHIPLPIYIRQTYYQAKMVQLLIVLAGTYTVFRNTTRLRLMNANRVAQS, encoded by the exons ATGGGCATCCAAAATTATTACGGCAATCTGAAGGAGAAGTTCTTGAGGCTCACTAGGAAGGAGGAACCAGCCAAGGCGGAGATAGCCCACCCACCTCGGATACATAATCTTGGCGAGGAAATACGCATGTTGGTGCACTCGCAGTCCTTTGAAAAGGCCTACAGCACTGCAGCACCATTTCTTTTCGCCAatttgggggcgtggccgggctATTGGCTGTTCAGAGGAATGGATTATCATGTTCATCGATCGCACATTCCACTGCCCATCTACATAAGACAG ACATACTATCAAGCCAAAATGGTGCAGCTTCTCATTGTCTTGGCTGGCACTTATACCGTATTTAGAAACACCACTCGCTTACGATTGATGAATGCAAATAGAGTGGCGCAGTCTTAG
- the LOC120447844 gene encoding mitotic-spindle organizing protein 1: MSDDRLTVLHNISELVNSGLSKETLKICIELIDNGVGGRALSQIIKSIREGIQDDAGGECEDSGESAASTPRVL, encoded by the coding sequence ATGTCCGACGATCGCTTGACTGTCTTGCATAATATATCGGAATTAGTGAACTCCGGTCTCAGCAAGGAAACCCTCAAAATTTGCATCGAACTAATAGACAATGGAGTCGGTGGTCGAGCACTATCTCAAATAATCAAGAGTATTAGAGAGGGTATCCAAGATGATGCAGGTGGAGAATGTGAGGACTCCGGTGAATCCGCTGCATCAACGCCCAGAGTTTTGTAG